In Mycoplasmopsis cynos, the following are encoded in one genomic region:
- the frr gene encoding ribosome recycling factor, which translates to MELDYYLLELEEKSEKPINHFKFEMSKISTGRANPQIIKGIKVLYYESMTPLEELSNISVPEPQQLLIKPYDITSIKDICKAMEKANLGIMPVDEGNQIRLTFPTLTIERRREMIKNLGKLSETAKVGIRNVRQDVNKLIKADEELSEDDQKKYLEKVQKNVDILIEKVNSLTKEKENELMNK; encoded by the coding sequence ATGGAACTAGATTATTATTTACTAGAACTTGAAGAGAAAAGCGAAAAACCAATAAATCATTTTAAGTTTGAAATGTCAAAAATTTCAACTGGAAGAGCTAACCCTCAAATAATTAAAGGTATAAAAGTGTTGTATTATGAGTCAATGACACCACTTGAAGAATTGTCTAATATAAGTGTACCTGAACCACAACAACTTTTAATAAAACCATATGATATTACTTCAATTAAAGATATTTGTAAAGCAATGGAAAAGGCTAATTTAGGTATTATGCCTGTTGATGAAGGGAATCAGATTAGATTAACTTTTCCTACTTTAACTATTGAAAGACGTAGAGAAATGATTAAGAATTTAGGTAAATTGTCTGAAACTGCTAAGGTAGGTATTAGAAACGTAAGACAGGATGTAAATAAATTGATTAAAGCTGATGAAGAACTTTCAGAAGATGACCAAAAGAAATATTTAGAAAAAGTGCAGAAAAATGTAGATATTTTAATTGAGAAAGTTAATTCTCTTACAAAAGAAAAAGAAAATGAATTAATGAATAAATAA